Proteins encoded by one window of Haematobia irritans isolate KBUSLIRL chromosome 2, ASM5000362v1, whole genome shotgun sequence:
- the LOC142224834 gene encoding uncharacterized protein LOC142224834 produces MDNRYFQYDGKIYKQKRGLPMGSPASPIVADILMEKLLDESLRKLTQKPKIITKYVFAIIKETEIERTLTTLNNFHSSMRFTMELEENGKLPYLDILILRNKKNITLDWYQKNTASAQNLTDRVLSISDKRFHQDNKKILQRILEENNFPKNLIKNLITSFKPRTEKRDIEKPEKMFKSLIYIAGISERITKSDIFDKNKYDLAHKSNNTVKKLFTTIKDKIPKTETPNVVYEIPCEGNSVEKFSNRSCCSNMIIIYACATSAIE; encoded by the exons atggaTAATAGATACTTCCAATATGACGGCAAAATATACAAACAGAAAAGAGGGTTACCTATGGGATCACCAGCTTCCCCCATAGTGGCAGACATACTGATGGAAAAACTACTGGACGAAAGTTTGAGGAAACTTACACAAAAACCGAAAATAATAACGAAATATGTATTTGCTATCATTAAGGAAACGGAAATTGAAAGAACCCTGACAACACTCAACAACTTTCACAGCAGCATGCGATTTACCATGGAACTGGAAGAAAACGGAAAATTACCATATTTGGACATATTAATACTTAGAAACAAGAAAAATATAACTTTGGACTGGTATCAGAAAAACACGGCGTCAG CCCAAAATCTAACTGACAGAGTTCTTTCCATCAGTGACAAACGATTCCATCAAGACAACAAGAAAATACTACAAAGGATACTAGAAGAGAATAATTTCCCTAAGAAcctaattaagaatttaataacATCCTTTAAGCCACGCACGGAAAAACGAGACATTGAAAAaccggaaaaaatgttcaaatctTTAATATATATAGCAGGAATATCGGAAAGAATAACAAAATCCGACATTTTTGACAAGAATAAATATGACTTAGCACATAAATCTAATAATAcggttaaaaaattgtttaccaCCATCAAGGACAAAATTCCAAAAACGGAAACACCAAACGTGGTTTATGAAATTCCATGCGAAGGAAATTCAGTAGAAAAGT TTTCCAATCGTTCATG TTGTAGTAATATGATAATCATCTATGCCTGTGCGACATCTGCCATAGAGTAG
- the LOC142224835 gene encoding uncharacterized protein LOC142224835 → MVTDVLSHGISSILDKDLSTTTKDLSTTTKDLSTTTNLVEFTSHVINQFVVGNQTHVIYTDFSKAFDRVNHKILAYKLDRIELASTLWLGFRRILIDVRRLYLLVIPIQVNSRILMYADDVKLFSSFDNSGQVHLLQGDLDSFDDWCRVNLKDLNLRKCKFMRFFRSRPIDVRYSIRGSLLEEVDSFVDLGIVMDRRLNFNGHIDSMRLFTALVRPILEYGSIVWDHQCSKTEDETLEEIRN, encoded by the exons ATGGTGACTGATGTTTTGTCGCATGGCATTTCTTCGATACTGGATAAGGACCTATCGACTACTACGAAGGACCTATCGACTACTACGAAGGACCTATCGACTACTACGAACTTGGTGGAATTTACTTCTCATGTTATTAATCAGTTTGTTGTTGGGAATCAGACTCATGTTATTTATACGGATTTTAGTAAGGCTTTTGACCGTGTGAATCATAAGATCTTGGCATATAAGCTGGATAGGATTGAATTAGCCAGTACACTTTGGCTTGGATTTCGTCGTATCTTGATTGACGTACGCAGATTGTATCTTTTGGTGATTCCTATTCAAG TTAACTCTAGGATTTTgatgtatgctgatgacgttAAGTTATTCTCCTCGTTTGATAATTCTGGTCAGGTGCATTTATTACAAGGTGATTTGGATAGCTTTGATGATTGGTGTAGGGTAAATCTGAAGGATTTGAACTTGAGGAAATGCAAGTTTATGCGATTCTTTAGGTCTAGGCCTATTGATGTTCGGTATAGTATACGGGGCTCGTTATTGGAAGAGGTTGATTCTTTTGTTGATCTTGGCATTGTTATGGATCGTAGGCTTAATTTTAATGGTCATATTGATTCGATG AGGCTTTTTACTGCCCTTGTTAGACCCATTCTAGAGTATGGTTCTATCGTGTGGGATCATCA GTGTTCAAAAACAGAAGATGAAACGCTAGAAGAAATTAGAAATTAG